From the Eremothecium cymbalariae DBVPG#7215 chromosome 6, complete sequence genome, one window contains:
- a CDS encoding uncharacterized protein (similar to Ashbya gossypii ADR261C) encodes MSMQVNQINSSGGAGTATATAPSTSVNGCDVSGDLLEAEFVDPSLSMSTTLPANKEVRIQLALQYFKQQQQRDLPSQNTSMTIGGVHRSATGGHAPRPKQSLRQIAMFFQIPKSTLYDRLKNSKKQRSTSNSVGPTTKTVPKVRVASNSNSNSTSHLIQMKLDPAREEQLFLYLRKVCLAYGNLPNLVQLKFLVSQEIKHITLGRKWVSNFIKRHNDQIIYGWEVFHNPIKFEDFKKWKNQFTFLWIWFVPLLQEIMRKCMSNGEVFYYLVRVPISYEVLASCFIGFKVDPDMTLGLAFEPELVTFRNNNSSLMHKEERIKTLNGILQKCYRKLPHNAKLVVFEGFNDQYHWDFEDCIRLVNPENFIALPWGRHILSRLIEFGPELVRIYDPQTVKLSWNETHFKLQDIKTELKMFMSLSTDTSSAIDISLPALSATSAPPSRPIDIELQATNTAATAAVSVDDDEDENNDDNGDNENDNDNDAASVAVAILEHQSAATHTAAATATTSPPIACTDALPQQLKDIVATIDDHEDQLYNNLRDPNSKVILNNIFNRLRSVVDNDTS; translated from the coding sequence ATGAGTATGCAGGtgaatcaaataaattCGAGCGGAGGTGCTGGAACAGCTACAGCCACAGCACCCAGCACGTCAGTAAACGGTTGTGATGTGAGTGGTGATTTGCTAGAGGCAGAGTTTGTTGATCCTTCATTATCAATGAGTACTACGCTTCCAGCTAATAAGGAAGTTCGTATACAGCTAGCATTGCAATATTTcaaacagcaacaacaacgtGATTTGCCGTCGCAGAATACTTCGATGACAATAGGAGGTGTACATCGTAGTGCGACTGGAGGGCATGCTCCAAGACCGAAGCAGTCTTTAAGGCAGATTGCGATGTTTTTCCAGATCCCCAAGTCTACTCTGTACGATAGGCTGAAAAACAGCAAGAAGCAACGAAGCACATCCAACAGTGTAGGGCCGACTACTAAAACAGTGCCGAAGGTCCGGGTGGCTTCCAATAGCAATTCTAATAGCACGAGTCATCTGATCCAGATGAAACTCGACCCGGCTAGGGAGGAACAACTGTTTCTGTATTTGCGTAAAGTCTGTCTCGCATACGGCAACTTGCCAAACTTGGTTCAGTTGAAGTTCCTAGTTTCGCAGGAGATTAAGCATATTACATTAGGGCGGAAATGGGTATCTAATTTCATCAAGAGACACAATGATCAGATAATATATGGCTGGGAGGTGTTCCATAATCCGATCAAGTTCGAAGACTTCAAGAAGTGGAAGAACCAATTCACATTTCTATGGATTTGGTTCGTACCGTTACTACAAGAAATAATGAGGAAGTGCATGTCCAATGGTGAGGTTTTTTACTATTTAGTGAGAGTACCTATATCGTATGAAGTGTTGGCTAGCTGTTTCATCGGCTTTAAAGTGGACCCTGACATGACCTTGGGTCTGGCCTTTGAACCAGAGTTGGTCACCTTCAGAAACAATAACTCCAGTCTGATGCACAAGGAGGAACGTATCAAAACTTTGAACGgcatccttcaaaaatgtTATCGGAAACTCCCTCATAACGCAAAACTCGTTGTCTTTGAAGGTTTCAACGATCAGTACCATTGGGATTTCGAGGATTGCATCCGCCTGGTCAACCCCGAAAACTTTATTGCATTACCGTGGGGCAGACACATCCTATCAAGGCTAATCGAATTTGGCCCAGAACTAGTCCGCATATATGACCCTCAAACAGTTAAACTCTCCTGGAATGAGACCCATTTCAAACTTCAAGATATCAAGACAGAACTCAAAATGTTCATGAGTCTATCCACGGATACTTCCTCCGCAATAGACATCTCCCTCCCCGCCCTATCTGCCACTTCTGCCCCCCCTTCCAGGCCGATCGATATCGAACTGCAAGCCACCAACACTGCAGCCACAGCTGCGGTCAGCGTAGACGATGACGAGGACGAAAATAACGATGACAACGGTGACAACGaaaatgataatgacaACGACGCAGCCAGCGTCGCAGTCGCCATTCTCGAACATCAATCTGCTGCTACACACACCGCTGCTGCTACCGCCACGACGAGCCCTCCAATCGCATGCACGGATGCGCTTCCTCAGCAGCTCAAGGACATCGTCGCCACAATCGATGACCACGAAGATCAACTATACAACAACCTTAGAGACCCCAATTCAAAGGTTATATTGAATAACATCTTCAACCGCCTGCGATCTGTCGTCGACAATGACACATCGTAA
- the SUB2 gene encoding ATP-dependent RNA helicase SUB2 (similar to Ashbya gossypii ADR260C): MSHEGEEDLLEYSDNEQEIQVENTKSAEAVGGVEESGEGKDTDKKGSYVGIHSTGFKDFLLKPELSRAIIDCGFEHPSEVQQHTIPQSIHGTDVLCQAKSGLGKTAVFVLSTLQQLDPVAGEVSVVVLCNARELAYQIRNEYLRFSKYMPDVKTAVFYGGTDTRKDIELLKNKETAPHIVVATPGRLKALVRDNNIDLSHVKNFVIDECDKVLEELDMRRDVQDIFRATPRDKQVMMFSATLSQEIRPICRRFLQNPLEIFVDDEAKLTLHGLQQYYIKLEEREKNRKLAQLLDDLEFNQVIIFVKSTLRANELTKLLNASNFPAITVHGHMKQEKRIARYKAFKEFEKRICVSTDVFGRGIDIERINLAINYDMPSEADQYLHRVGRAGRFGTKGLAISLVSSKEDEEILAKIQERFDVKITEFPEEGVDPSTYLNT, encoded by the coding sequence ATGTCGCACGAAGGTGAAGAGGACTTATTGGAATACTCTGACAACGAACAAGAAATCCAAGTAGAAAATACCAAGTCAGCTGAGGCAGTAGGTGGTGTAGAAGAATCAGGAGAAGGTAAAGACACGGATAAAAAGGGTTCCTATGTTGGTATTCATTCTACTGGTTTCAAGGACTTTTTGTTGAAGCCCGAACTATCTAGAGCGATTATTGACTGTGGTTTTGAGCATCCTTCAGAAGTGCAGCAACACACGATTCCGCAGTCTATTCATGGTACAGATGTCCTGTGTCAAGCGAAATCTGGTTTAGGTAAGACAGCAGTGTTTGTATTGTCTACTCTGCAGCAATTGGATCCTGTGGCTGGAGAGGTGTCAGTAGTTGTGTTGTGTAACGCGAGAGAATTGGCGTACCAGATTAGAAATGAGTACTTaagattttcaaaatatatgCCAGATGTTAAGACAGCTGTATTTTATGGTGGTACTGATACCCGGAAGGACAttgagttgttgaagaacaagGAAACGGCGCCACATATTGTTGTTGCGACGCCTGGACGTTTGAAGGCATTAGTCAGGGACAACAATATTGATCTATCTCATGTCAAAAACTTCGTTATTGATGAATGTGACAAAGTTTTGGAGGAATTGGATATGAGAAGAGACGTTCAGGATATTTTTAGGGCCACCCCTAGAGATAAACAGGTAATGATGTTCTCTGCTACCTTGTCCCAAGAGATCAGACCGATCTGCAGGCGTTTCCTACAAAACCCGCTTGAGATATTCGTGGATGATGAAGCTAAATTGACTTTACATGGATTGCAACAGTATTACATCAAACTTGAAGAACGTGAGAAAAACCGGAAATTAGCCCAATTGTTGGATGACCTTGAATTCAACCAAGTCATTATATTCGTCAAATCCACCTTGCGTGCAAACGAACTAACCAAGTTGTTGAACGCATCAAATTTTCCTGCAATCACTGTGCATGGTCATATGAAGCAGGAAAAGCGTATTGCACGTTATAAAGCCTTCAAAGAATTCGAGAAACGTATTTGTGTCTCCACCGATGTGTTTGGCAGAGGCATCGACATTGAACGTATCAACCTGGCCATCAATTACGATATGCCAAGTGAGGCGGACCAGTACTTACACCGTGTCGGCAGAGCAGGTAGATTCGGTACGAAGGGTTTGGCTATTTCTTTGGTGTCCTCAAAGGAAGATGAGGAGATCTTAGCGAAGATCCAAGAACGTTTTGATGTCAAGATCACTGAGTTTCCAGAAGAGGGTGTTGATCCATCTACTTACTTGAacacttga